From the Patescibacteria group bacterium genome, the window TTACCAGCGCATTGGTGTCTGCACTTACAGCAATAATTTCTGCTGCCTGATCACCATCAACATCCGCAACGGAAACATTCAAACCTTTTCGAAAGGCCTGTGGGTACGCGAAAAATTGGTGTACGCGAGTTCCGTTGCCCCGGAAGAGTACCACCTGTGGTCCACCACCTTTGCCCGGCGCGGCAATAATTTCTGCCCGACCATCCGCATCAATATCTCCAACCGTAACCGAAACACCACCTCGGAAAGCTTTATCGAACGCCAAGAATGCAGCACGGCGTATGCCGTCCGTGCTGTAGACACGAATCTCCGGCGTCGTCCCCTGCCCAAAGGCAACAACGACTTCTGGGCGACCATCTGCATTCAAATCACCAAGTGCCACACGTACAGCAGGGAGGCCTTTCACATTCTCCAGGTACTTCGTTGTGATTACTGAACCATCCAAACGCAGTAAAGAAAAACTTGGCCGCACTCCAGCAGGGCTGCCTATGATAATTTCTGGTGTACCATCCAGAGTCGCATCCGCAATCACGACGCTCGCCCCAGCCGGAATTTTTGGCAGCGTTCGAATGATCTTTCCATTCTGGTCGTAGACCCCGGAGACAACCTTTGCTGCAGCTTGTGAAATTTGCCCAAAACAAAAGACGCCTAATGCTATGGCGAGTACTCCCAGATAGTGGATGGATCGTAAATGCATAAATTTCCTTTATTTTTGTTTAGTATGATTGCATTATAGCACAATATTGACGCTCTGTCAAAGAATCGGACTACTATTTTGTCTCCCAATCAAATTCTGTATAGGTCACGCCTTGTTGCTGCAGTGTAATTGCCTTTTTGATGTACGGGATGACATTATTGTTCATAGATGCTAAAAAAGTTGACACACTTTCAGCTTAGAGGTAGGTTTGAAAAAATAAACACACTACCTAAGGAGGAGCCCGTGAGTAAAGTACCAGATACGTTAAAGGATTCTTTCTTGCAATTCTCACGTAACGGCCGCTGGGGCACATGCGCCGCATGTCCAAGAGACTCAAATGGTCATGCCTACCCTGAGTTCTGTTATTTCACAGAACGTTACGACCACCAACTAGACGTTGATGAACTTGCGAGCACATACAAAGTGTATACACAAAATGCTCCGCCCGCATCAGTATAAGAACTTTCAACCCACTGCAACGAGTGGGTTTTTTGTCTGCTGAAACGTATACATGCACTAGGTGCTGCTATGCAACTTCTAATTCCTGAAAACCAGTCGTTGCATCAAATACTCTTTTATATTTCACATCCTCAAAAAGACCAATCACAATTTCAACTGTTACTCCAACTCTGCAACTATCCTTCAAATGACCGCCCAGCACTTTTCCTTCTTGATCTGAAACTGCAATGTGGATATGACAACCATCTGCGGAAATCGTGCCAGTCCCAGACACAATCTCAAATGGGCCGACCAAATTTTTGACTATCTGGTTCTCTGCTGTGGCACCAGCCATACGGAGGTTAGCATTTTCTAAAGCACCAACGATAGAAAGTAATACACCGGCGGAAATATGCTTCGTCCGATTCTCAATTTCCTCTTTGAGGAGATCTCCTGGATGTAATCGAAAGGTGAGTTGCTGCATATAAATACTTTCTAGTAAAACTTCTTTTTGGGAAAAAACATGTCGATACACTCTTCCAGGTCATGCATCAAGGGTAGGTCTGTTGCATTTTCTGGGGTGACCCATTGGTAGGCATCATGCTCACCATCCCGAATTTGGATGACAGGAGCGTTGGCTAAGGCGAGTGAGAACATAACATAGGCAAAATCAGAATCAGCATATCGAACGTAGACTTTCCGAAAGAACTGCAAGTCTTCTTCGGCAACCTGTATCCCAGTTTCTTCAAACAATTCACGAACCATAGCTTGCACTTCCGTTTCACCTAGCTCCATCTTTCCGGCTGGCACACCCCATTTGCCGCCATGTGACTTGTGCAAAGGACGGTGCAGCAGCACAAACTTCCCATCATGGACTACCCAGCAACCAACGACGGGCCGACGGGGTTGAAAATCTTTGGGTGGTTCAGAAAAAATCATTGAACCTTAGCAATTGCTACGCCCCATGACACTTTTTGTACTTCTTCCCACTCCCATCCACCGACGCTGCTGCTTTGGTGGACTCCGCTTGTGGGTCTAGAAAACTAAGCATCCTTGCCATGACATTGTTTATACTTTTTTGGTGTTCCATCGGGTTTCTTCGCTCCGCATGGACAAGGGTCATTCCGGCCAACCTTTTGCCCAACGTAAGGATCTGTACTTGCTGCAGAAGAACTTACCTGCGGCATTGACTGACTACCAGGCGCTGGATCCTGTGCTTCTTTTGCCGGAGCGGTTAAGGTCATGGGTCGCTGCGTTTGCGCTTGAGACAAATTGGACGTGATCCGCGTTTTAAAAATTGTATGCGTCAGCTGTGAGCGAATACCATCCAGGAGCTGCGTGAAGAGCACGTACGCTTCTTTCTTGTACTCTACCAAGGGGTCGCGCTGCCCATACCCACGCAGGCCAATCCCCTGGCGCAAGTAGTCCATGAGTTGGAGGTGTTCGATCCACAGGGTGTCAATGATCCGAAGTTCCACGGCGCGTTCCAGTAAGCGCATGAAATTTTGACTGCTGCCCTGCGCCTGAGCTGCGCCAGAGCGTTGCACTTCCTTTTCCAGATCTGCGTAAGCTTGCTGCAGCAGGCCGTGCAAGTGATCAGTTATTTTGCTTCGCGCGGCGGCGGTTGAGCCAACATCCCCTGTCCCTTGCCGGAAGGCTTCCATTTTCAAACGGGCTTCCAGTGGGATTGAAAAAATTGCATCAACGGATTCATATACTTCGTCCAAATTCCACTGCTCTTCACGCTCAGTGGACGTATGGGTGGACACAATCCGGTCAATCTCTTCCTGCATGGCTTGGAGCACCTGCGGACGCCGACCCTCCGGCGTTTCCAGCGAACGGAGCACATCTCGCCGGCGGGAGTAGATCACTTCCCGGTGCTTGTTAATCACGTCATCGTACTCCACCAAGTGTTTGCGGATATCAAAGTTATGTCCTTCCACTTTGCGTTGCGCGCTTTCAATACTTCGGGAGATCATGCGGTTCTCAATGGGCATATCATCTGGCACACCCATGCGCTCCATAAGCGACTTCACCCGGTCACCGCCAAAGATGCGCATGAGGTCATCTTCCATGGACAGGAAGAACTGGGACGAACCAGGGTCACCTTGCCGGCCCGCGCGGCCACGGAGCTGGTTGTCTATGCGACGTGATTCGTGGCGTTCTGTACCAACGACGTGCAAACCACCGAAGTCACGAACAATATTCCCTTCCTCAGGAACGGGCGGATTGCCACCCAGAATAATGTCCACGCCGCGGCCAGCCATGTTGGTTGCCACGGTCACTGCGCCTTTTCGGCCAGCCTGAGCAATAATCTCAGCTTCACGCGCGTGGTTCTTGGCGTTGAGCACCTCATGGGGAATGCCCTCACGCTTCAAAATTTGGCTAAGTACCTCATTCTTCGCAATGGAAATGGTACCAATGAGCACGGGTTGCCCTTGCTGATTCCTCACCTTCACATCACGGGCAATGGCTTCGTACTTTGCTTGCTCGGTTTTATACACGCTATCCGGACTGTCTTTCCGAATCATGTCACGGTTCGTGGGGATCGTCAGGACTTCAAGTTTGTAGATGGAAGCAAATTCTTCCGCTTCGGTTGAGGCCGTACCGGTCATCCCTGCTAACTTCTGGTACATGCGGAAGTAATTCTGGAACGTAATGGTGGCCAAGGTTTGCGATTCCTGCTTAATGTCCACTTTCTCTTTCGCTTCAATTGCCTGGTGCAGCCCTTCTGAGTACCGCCGGCCAAACATCAAACGACCAGTGAACTCATCCACAATCACCACTTCTCCTTCTTTCACCACGTAGTCACGGTCTTTCTTGAAGAGCGCATGCGCTTTTAGGGCTTGCTCCACGTGATGCACCATTTCCACCCCACCCACATCATATATGTTGCCAACCCCAAGCCATTTCTCAATTTTCCCGATCCCCTGTTCGGTGAGGGTTACGGCGCGGAGCTTCTCATCCAAATTGTAATCCGGACCTTCTTCCAAACGCTGGACCAAATCTGCAAATTTGTAGTACTGCTCGCTGGGGGTTTGGCTGGGACCAGAAATGATGAGCGGGGTGCGCGCTTCGTCAATGAGAATGGAGTCTACTTCGTCCACAATCGCGTAAACCAGATCCCGCTGCGCCAAGTACTGTGGGTCTGGCACCATGTTGTCACGCAAAAAGTCAAAGCCAAACTCGTTGTTCGTCCCATAGGTTATGTCTGCTGCATACGCCGCAGGACGCTGGATGGGACGCAGCTGGTGCGTTTGCTCATCACCTTCGTAGAGAGGATCGTACTGAAAAGCTGCTTCGTGCTGGATAATGCCAACGGATAGACCGAGGAAATGGTAAATTTGCCCCATCCACCGTGCATCACGCTTGGCCAGGTAGTCGTTAACGGTGACGACGTGCACGCCTTTGCCCGTCAGCGCATTCAAATACACTGGCAGGGTTGCAACCAGGGTTTTCCCTTCACCAGTCCGCATTTCTGCAATCTTCCCTTGGTGGAGGACAATGCCACCGAGCAACTGCACGTCAAAGTGGCGCTGCTTAATGGTGCGCTTTCCCGCTTCTCGAACCAAAGCAAATGCTTCTGGGAGCAGGTCATCTAAAGACTCACCTTTGGAAAAGCGGTTGTACAGTGCTTTGGTCTTCTCAGGAAAGTCAGCGTCCTTCAACTTCTGCACTTCTGGTTCCAACGCATTAATGCGTTCTACCTGCGCCTGCAAGCCTTTCACTGCCCGTGCATTGGGATCACCGAACAACTTCTGGAGTAATGCCATAGTTTCTCTATCTTCTCGGAAAACCAGCAAAAAAGCAAGCTTCTGCGGCTTTTCGGTGGTTTCCTGGCAAAAACTTCTAGTGGAGACCGTGGTGCCCAACCCGTGCACTCAGGCCACGTTCTTTGGCATCCCGAAGTTGGCGTTGCAATTTTTCCACAGCCAGGTCAACCGCTGCATACATTTCATCTGCCTTTTCTCCGGCTTTGTAGGTTTTTCCTTGCCAGAGCGCGGAAACTTCCACGCGGAAAATATTCCCATGCTTCTGGTTCTTATCCACGTCAAAGCGCACCCGGAGCTGGGTTAAGGGCTTTCGGCTGAGGTGCACCAGTGCACCAAATTTCTCTTCAGCGTATGCTTGCAGGCTGGGGGTCAGTTTGAAATTCTTGGCAGAGAAAATCATAGGGAGGCAAAATTTGCTTGCGAAGGAGTTTCAAAACCCAGGTACCGCACTTCTTCTTCTAACTGTACCCCAAGTTTATCACGGACTTGCTGCTTGACGTAACTAATGAGAATAACGATATCTTCGGCGGTTGCTGTGCCCGTATTGGTGATGAAATTTGCATGGTCTTCAGACACTTTGGCGCCACCAATTTTCTTGCCTTTCAGCCCAGCTTCCTGGATGAGCTTCCCCGCGTGGTTCCCCGTGGGATTTTTGAAAATGCATCCAGCACACCACGCGCCCTTGGGTTGCCAGCCCCGGCGGGTTACCGCTTCACGCACGCGCTCTTGAATGACCGTTGGATTCTCAGGCGTCAATTCCAGCACCCCACCGGTGATGAGTTCCTGGGTATTGTACTTAAAGCGTGAGTAGCGGTAGGACACGTCAAGCTGATCCCGGGTGTAGGTTTTCTCTTCTCCGGCCAAGGTTAGGGCACGTACTTCTTTGGCAAATTCCGCAATGCCATGTCCACCCGTTCCTGCATTCCCAGCCAAAGCACCTCCAAATGAGCCGGGCACACCAACCGCAAATTCTATGCCACCCAAATTGGCACCAATTGCTGCACGAACGATGCGGCTGAGTGTCGTACCTGCATCCGCGTCTACCGTATTCCCTACGACTTCGCACCGGCTGGATGTGAACTGAATAATCAAGCCGGGAAAACCAGCATCTGCGACTAGTACATTGCTGCCACCACCCAGCGGAGCTACCGGTAAATGCGCTTCGTTCGCAAGAGCTAAAGCCTTGGCGATGAGTGCTGTATCGCCAGATGACAGAAAGTACTTCGCCGGGCCGCCAACTTGGAAAGTGACGTGCTTGGCAAGTGGTTCGTTCTGCAGCATCCCTGGGAGTGCTGCAAGTGTCTGAAGTGGATTGGCCATAGACAGAGGTGGGGTGGGTTTGTATACTATAGCGAATAACAGATGAATTCCAAACTCGACACTGTTCCTTAGGAGGGAAACGTGCCCTTTTACATACAAGTCATTATTTTCAGTATAGGTAGTGCAATAATACTCAGCGTTGTCCTGCATCGGTACTTTGAGGCGAGAGGTTTACGTGTCGCCCAGCTGCTGACACGAACGCTCTACTCGGTCGACTATGAAAAGATTGCGGTTCGGACATGGTTACCCTTCCAATGGTCTATTTCCGTACAATTCCCAAAGCGATCCCCTAGTGAGTCTGCAGTACCGGCCTTGCTCTCAACCAATCTCAGCACGAATGCACCACCACTCGCAATGCGTGGCAGTACTCGACCAGACCAACCAACGATTGTTGAATTTGGTGAGTACTTCGTCTACTACCCACCGGAAAATCTTGATGCAAAGCACGCACTCGGGGTGGGTATACCGAAAACCGTCCCGCTGTTTGTTGGACCGCCAAGCGAAAAAACTATCCGCTGGGTGCCAGTTGCGCCAGTACTAGCGCCAGTCTCGGGTACATTTTACCCAGCAAAAATTGACGAGGGCACAAACTTTGCGATTAACCCACGAGAGGTAAAACGACGTGTGGTGTACCGGAATCCAATTTTCACCGATTTCTTGGCAAAAGGTGAAACATTCGGCATTATCATACAAGCGAAAGACTCGCCCCCCGTTCCAGTGCTAGCGCCAAGCGATGCTTTCGTAATCCTGTTCGGATGCTACGCAGGTACCAAGGTTGTACAAGGTGCCAATCTACTCTTGGTGAGTCCAGTTAGTGAAACCGAAATTGTCCTAAGCAACCATGTGGGAACCTACTTCAACCGAAATCTGAAGGGCGAGCCCGTACCCGGTCCTGGTGACTTCGTCATAGCTGGAACCTCGCTTGGAGTGGTAAATGCCTTCGGCCTTGATGCCGAGGAACTTCTCGCGCCGTGCGATGCACACATTCTCCGACAACTTCGTACAGCCACCCCTGTGGACTTTCACATGCCAATCATGCTTCTACAGAAATTGTAATTTCAGCCCCATCTCATTGAGATGGGGTTTTTGTTGCGACATCGTAGAAGGAAGTAATATTCCCAGCCCCTACGGTGAGCACGACATCTCCTGGCTGAAGGATTGCCTGGGTTTTGGTAATGGCATCAGCGACGTCGCGCGCATACTGGGCGCTCTCACCCAAGGCAGTCACAATTTCCTGACTAGAGATTGCTTCGCCCTGCTCACGACCAGCAACGTCGTAAATATCCAAGATCACTTGCTTATCCGCAAGCCGAAGTGCTTGGACAAACCCAGGCAGTAGCGCTTGGGTTCGGCTACGCTGGTGCGGCTGGAACACGCAGAGGATTCTCCGCCCTGGGAATGCCTGCCGCGCTGCCTGTAGGGTTGCCGTGAGTTCGGTTGGGTGATGTGCGTAGTCATCCACAATGTCCGCGCCTTGCCACGTGCCTCGCCGCTCAAACCTTCGCCAGGTGCCGGGGAAGGCAGTAAGTCCTTGGCAAATTGCCGTTGTTGGAATACCCAGATGATGAGCAACCAGCGCGGCAGCGAGCGCGTTGAGGACATTGTGCTCACCCGGAACCTGCAACGTCACGGTTTCCGAAAGCAGCCCGTGGAAAGTGAAAACGGTTTTTCCGCCTGCAGAAGATAAACCGTGAACCTGTAGATCACCAGCGCTGAGTCCAAAGGTATGCACGGTGCCGGTAGCGTGTAACCGCAAGGCTGGGGTGGAAAGGTCTTCAGCGGAGAGTGCAATGGATCCATGCGCAGGCACCCGTGCAACAAAGGTTGCGAAAGCTTCCCGCACCTCAGCGAGATCATGGTACACATCCACGTGGTCAAGCTCTACGTTCAGAACTGCGACGTGGGTTGGTTCGTACGCAAAAAAGGCACGCTGATACTCATCAGCTTCGACAAGTACTTCCTCGCCGTTCCCAATGCGTTCATTCGTTTGCCCAAAGAGCGCAACCCGCGTGCCAACAATAACCGTTGGGTCTTTCTTCGCCGCATCCAGAATGTACGCCAGCATTGCGGTGGTCGTGGATTTCCCATGCGTACCAGCAATGCCAATACCAACTTTCCCCTGCATGAGCTCGCCGACTGCCTGCGGGTATGTCAATAGAGGAATGTGCCGAGTAATCGCTGCTTGGACTTCTGGGTTGGTATCCCCTGCTGCCACTGTCCGAATGACGAGGTCACATGTATCTGGTACGTGAGCTGCCTGGTGTGGCCCAATGGCAACAGCTACACCATGCGCCTGTAGCCACTCGGTTACGGGTTGGGATTGCAAATCACTTCCAGATACTTTTTTCCCGTTTTCCAGTGCCCACTTGGCAATGGCAGACAAACCAATGCCGCTGATCCCAATGCAGTGAATGGAGCTGGCGTTGCGTAAGGTCATACGAGGGAAAGAATTTTTTCCGCCAGGGTTGATGCGCCCGCAGTTGACCAAGACCCGGCGAGGGCTGTGCTGAGCTGCGTTCGATAGTCTGCATCAGCACAGATGCGGCTTATCAACCCTGCGAACTTCTCTGGCGTACACTCTGCTTGCTGGAGAACCACTGCGCCACGTTGAGCAAGGGTTTTTGCATTTTGCTCTTGGTGCGTGCCAGGCAGCGGCACAATAATTGCGGGTTTTTGCAGGGCAACGAGTTCGGCCAGGACATTCATCCCCGCCCGCGTGATGACCATAGTGGCTAGGGCGTACACATCCGGCAAATTTTCGTTGGTAAAGGAAATAGCCACGTACCCTGGTCGGTTGACGTGCGCAGCTTTCTGTTCGCCAGTGATGTGGAGCACTTGAAGGCTACTAGGCAGCAGCGGCAGCGCGCTGAGAAAAGCTGCATTCAGATCCCGCGCACCCGAACTCCCACCAACCACTACAACGGTTGGCTGGTGCGCATCCAACCCGTAGGTTTGGGCAGCCTGGCTAGCCTTGCCGGCCTGCAAATCCGCCCGGAGCACAAAACCTATTGCTTTAGCCCCACCTGGAACCTGCGCTGCTTGTTCTGGAAGCGCAGCGGTACGGAGTTTCGCGACCTTGGCAATCAGCCGGTTCGCCAAGCCCACCTGCATGTCCTGCTGGTACAGAACGACCGGAATACCCAAGCTCGCGGCTGCCCAGGCCACTGGCACAGCCACGTAACTACCAGCCGTTACAACTGCCGCAGGCCTGCTGAGCAGCAGACGAAACCAAGCCACCACGACAGCACAGGCGACCAGACAAATGTCCAAGAAATTTTGGAGCGAAAAATACTGCCGGTACTTGCCAGCCGGAATCCAGCTATAGGGCATGCCCGCAGCCTGCACCACGGACTTTTCCAGCCCAACGCGTCGCCCCCAAAACTTGACCTGGATGTCTGGCCGACGCTGGGCAATTGCACGGCTACAGGCCAGGAGCGGATTCACCGAACCCAGAGTCCCCCCACCCACAAAAAGCAACTTCATACGCGCACGCTTTTAGAGACATTCAGAGCAATGCCAATGGCAGCCAGGGTAATAATTAAGGACGTGCCACCATTAGAAATGAAGGGTAAGGGTACACCGGTCAACGGCAAAATGCCACTCAGCGCCCCAATATTCACAAAGGCCTGCAAAGTGACCCAGGTAATGACCCCCACCATAATCAGCCGGCCAAACGGGTCGCTCAGCCGCCGTGCCAGCTGCTGCCCGCGCCAGAAGAAACCAACGTAGAGTGCAACGAGACCCACGACCATGAAGAAGCCTAGCTCTTCGGCCGCAATGGCAAAAATCGAATCGCCCTCAGCTTCCGGCAAGTAGTTAAATTTTTGGATGGACCGGCCGTAGCCCCGGCCAAAGAGCCCACCAGAGCCAATAGCCAGCAAGGACTGATTAATGTGGTACCCCTCATCTTGCTGGCTGGACGATGGGTTGAGGAAAATGGTCAGCCGTGCGGCGCGGTAGGGTTCAAAGGTAATGAGCAACATAATGGCCACGACGCCTGCTGCAAACAGCAGCGCAATGTACCGACCCGGCGCACCGGCCGCCACGTAGAGGACAGTCGCAATGCCCACAATGACAATGCTCGTACCCAAGTCAGGCTGCAGAATGAGCATACCGCCAATGGCGCCAATCAAAATCAGTAAACGCACAAACACCCGCTGGGGTTCACGCTCCAAATCGCCTAGCTTGGTAAACCACCGCGCCAGGAAAAGAATAAGCGCCAACTTGAGCAACTCCGAAGGTTGGAAGAACAAACCACCAAAGGCAATCCACCGCTTGGCGCCCAAAAGCGAGGTGCCCACTCCAGGGATGAAGAGGGCAACGACGAGCAGGAAACTCACCACCAGAATTGGGACTGCCCACTTCTGCCAGTGCAGGTACGGTACCCGGGCCAGGAGCAGCATGATGGCAATCCCCAAGCAGAGGGAAATGATTTGCTTGGTCACGTACCCGTTTGGGTCGCCCAAATTTTGGAAGGCAGCCACACTGCTGGCTGAAGCCAAAATGATTATGCCAATGACGCAGAGAGCAAGGGTGAGGCTGAGTAAAATGCCGTCGACGCTCTGAGAGGATTTCATACGAGCGTCCGAACAGCTTTGACGAATTGCGCACCCCGGTCAAATTCATTCCGGAACAGTCCAAAGCTGGCTGCCCCAGGAGAAAGCAGAACTATATCCCCAGACTGAGCGTGCTTCTGCGCTTCTCGGACTGCACGAGGCATCGAATTGACCAGCTGGTGACGGACCCGCAAGGCTGGCAACATTTTCTGCGTGGCTGAACCGGGTAAGAGCACCACAAACTTTGCCGACGCATTCAGTGCTCGGATGAGTGGCTGTAAAGGGAAATGCTTGTCTGTTCCTCCGGCAATGACAACACATTTTTTAGGGAAAGCACTCCGAATACTCATGGCCGCAGCTTCCGGGTTGGTTGCGGTCGTGTCGTTGATCCAGGTGACGCCGCGGTGCTGGCGGACGGTTTGAAAACGTTCAGGTACCCCAGGAAAAGTCTGCAAACTTTTCGCAATGGTTGCGGGGGCAATGCCAAGCGCACGAGCAGCTAAGGCGGCAATCATTGCATTTTGCCAAAATGCTGGGTGCGCCACCGCTAATTTTCGCACTGCCACTAGCCTTTCAACCCGAGCACCAAGTTTTACCATAATCCAGCCACGGTCGAGCCAGGCATGGGCCCGAGCCTGTGGCTTGGCGGCAAACCACAGCACACGTGCCCGAGTTTGTTTGGCAAACTGCTGCGCCGCTGGATTATCCAAAGGCAAAAGCAGAAAATCCTTTTTGGTTTGTCCACGAGTAATGAGCTGCTTCGCTGCAAGGTACGGACGCATGCTGCCATACCGGTTCAGGTGGTCTGGAAAAAGGCTGGTCACAATGCCAATGCGCGGTGCTAAGGGCATGGCCTGCGTATCTTCCAACTGAAAAGAAGACACCTCCAGCACCACTCGCGTGCGCCCATCAAATGCCTGCGGAAAAGCCAGGGGCGATACCCCAACATTTCCCGCCAGCACAGTCTTGGGCAAATGACGCCGAAGGATGTGCGCCAGCATGGACGCGGTCGTGGTTTTTCCTTTCGTACCCGTTACCACATACACAGGGTTCTGGCTATGACTGCGGAAAAGCCCAAGGTCACCAATAATCAGCGCACCTTTTTTCCTGGCCGCACGCAGGGCTGGATGGTCTGGCCGGACGCCTGGATTTTTGATAATCACCTCAGCATTTGCAAGCAATGCACTGGGATTTTTTTTCCCAAAAGCGTACTGCACTGGCAGGCCTCGGAGGTTGAGCAAAACTTGAGTAAAATCTTTGCGCGGTCGAGCATCAACAACGCTCACCTGTGCATGATTTGCAACCGCGTAGCGTACGCTCGCTTCTCCCCCACCCTGGACACCCAAACCAAAGACCGCAACTTTTCGACCTCGGAGATCTGTGGGTACTGACGTGCGGGAGATAATGGACAAGGTGTTGGTCTTCGTCTCCCCGTCCCGCCGAAAAGAAGGGAGAGCACTGGTTTCATGCGTGCATGGTGCCTTTGTGTCAATATTCGCTTTTCGCACGCCCATGGCAACCAACTGCCGAACCACCCCAGCCCGTAGGTCAACCAGCCCACCGCGCGCTGTGGGTTGAACACTCCCGCGCAGGGCTTTCCGGATAATTTGCAAACGTTTCTTATTGGTCACCTCGTAGCATCTTCCACAAATGGACGGCCCCAACCATACCCGCACTTTTTTTGGCTTAACCCCTTGGCGTTTGAGAAGCATGATCACCTCAGCCGCAATATTTTTCACTGCACCTTTCCAACCTACATGGAGGAGGCCAACCCAGCCCGTTTCTGGTTCAGCCAGGAAAACTGGGATGCAATCAGCAGTAAAAACCCCAAGG encodes:
- a CDS encoding L,D-transpeptidase family protein; the encoded protein is MHLRSIHYLGVLAIALGVFCFGQISQAAAKVVSGVYDQNGKIIRTLPKIPAGASVVIADATLDGTPEIIIGSPAGVRPSFSLLRLDGSVITTKYLENVKGLPAVRVALGDLNADGRPEVVVAFGQGTTPEIRVYSTDGIRRAAFLAFDKAFRGGVSVTVGDIDADGRAEIIAAPGKGGGPQVVLFRGNGTRVHQFFAYPQAFRKGLNVSVADVDGDQAAEIIAVSADTNALVKIFQPTGEVFQSFTSAGTPSAVRVATAGAVPEILIGTTTGKEGRVISYQVDGARGGVNFVPFGKNATYGLNVASVNVDADAENEVLVVPGAAPTSAPASPTGKAIRIDISEQKMYRYQDGQLIATHVISSGKWSMPTPIGTFQIHNKIPTAYSSRYALYMDNWMAITADGAYGIHSLPYWRLKNGGVYYEGTSHLGTRVSHGCVRLSPKESAEVFKWMTVGSTVVVQE
- a CDS encoding PPC domain-containing DNA-binding protein codes for the protein MQQLTFRLHPGDLLKEEIENRTKHISAGVLLSIVGALENANLRMAGATAENQIVKNLVGPFEIVSGTGTISADGCHIHIAVSDQEGKVLGGHLKDSCRVGVTVEIVIGLFEDVKYKRVFDATTGFQELEVA
- a CDS encoding NUDIX hydrolase, producing MIFSEPPKDFQPRRPVVGCWVVHDGKFVLLHRPLHKSHGGKWGVPAGKMELGETEVQAMVRELFEETGIQVAEEDLQFFRKVYVRYADSDFAYVMFSLALANAPVIQIRDGEHDAYQWVTPENATDLPLMHDLEECIDMFFPKKKFY
- the secA gene encoding preprotein translocase subunit SecA; this encodes MALLQKLFGDPNARAVKGLQAQVERINALEPEVQKLKDADFPEKTKALYNRFSKGESLDDLLPEAFALVREAGKRTIKQRHFDVQLLGGIVLHQGKIAEMRTGEGKTLVATLPVYLNALTGKGVHVVTVNDYLAKRDARWMGQIYHFLGLSVGIIQHEAAFQYDPLYEGDEQTHQLRPIQRPAAYAADITYGTNNEFGFDFLRDNMVPDPQYLAQRDLVYAIVDEVDSILIDEARTPLIISGPSQTPSEQYYKFADLVQRLEEGPDYNLDEKLRAVTLTEQGIGKIEKWLGVGNIYDVGGVEMVHHVEQALKAHALFKKDRDYVVKEGEVVIVDEFTGRLMFGRRYSEGLHQAIEAKEKVDIKQESQTLATITFQNYFRMYQKLAGMTGTASTEAEEFASIYKLEVLTIPTNRDMIRKDSPDSVYKTEQAKYEAIARDVKVRNQQGQPVLIGTISIAKNEVLSQILKREGIPHEVLNAKNHAREAEIIAQAGRKGAVTVATNMAGRGVDIILGGNPPVPEEGNIVRDFGGLHVVGTERHESRRIDNQLRGRAGRQGDPGSSQFFLSMEDDLMRIFGGDRVKSLMERMGVPDDMPIENRMISRSIESAQRKVEGHNFDIRKHLVEYDDVINKHREVIYSRRRDVLRSLETPEGRRPQVLQAMQEEIDRIVSTHTSTEREEQWNLDEVYESVDAIFSIPLEARLKMEAFRQGTGDVGSTAAARSKITDHLHGLLQQAYADLEKEVQRSGAAQAQGSSQNFMRLLERAVELRIIDTLWIEHLQLMDYLRQGIGLRGYGQRDPLVEYKKEAYVLFTQLLDGIRSQLTHTIFKTRITSNLSQAQTQRPMTLTAPAKEAQDPAPGSQSMPQVSSSAASTDPYVGQKVGRNDPCPCGAKKPDGTPKKYKQCHGKDA
- the raiA gene encoding ribosome-associated translation inhibitor RaiA, with product MIFSAKNFKLTPSLQAYAEEKFGALVHLSRKPLTQLRVRFDVDKNQKHGNIFRVEVSALWQGKTYKAGEKADEMYAAVDLAVEKLQRQLRDAKERGLSARVGHHGLH
- the murB gene encoding UDP-N-acetylmuramate dehydrogenase, encoding MANPLQTLAALPGMLQNEPLAKHVTFQVGGPAKYFLSSGDTALIAKALALANEAHLPVAPLGGGSNVLVADAGFPGLIIQFTSSRCEVVGNTVDADAGTTLSRIVRAAIGANLGGIEFAVGVPGSFGGALAGNAGTGGHGIAEFAKEVRALTLAGEEKTYTRDQLDVSYRYSRFKYNTQELITGGVLELTPENPTVIQERVREAVTRRGWQPKGAWCAGCIFKNPTGNHAGKLIQEAGLKGKKIGGAKVSEDHANFITNTGTATAEDIVILISYVKQQVRDKLGVQLEEEVRYLGFETPSQANFASL
- the murC gene encoding UDP-N-acetylmuramate--L-alanine ligase, with the protein product MTLRNASSIHCIGISGIGLSAIAKWALENGKKVSGSDLQSQPVTEWLQAHGVAVAIGPHQAAHVPDTCDLVIRTVAAGDTNPEVQAAITRHIPLLTYPQAVGELMQGKVGIGIAGTHGKSTTTAMLAYILDAAKKDPTVIVGTRVALFGQTNERIGNGEEVLVEADEYQRAFFAYEPTHVAVLNVELDHVDVYHDLAEVREAFATFVARVPAHGSIALSAEDLSTPALRLHATGTVHTFGLSAGDLQVHGLSSAGGKTVFTFHGLLSETVTLQVPGEHNVLNALAAALVAHHLGIPTTAICQGLTAFPGTWRRFERRGTWQGADIVDDYAHHPTELTATLQAARQAFPGRRILCVFQPHQRSRTQALLPGFVQALRLADKQVILDIYDVAGREQGEAISSQEIVTALGESAQYARDVADAITKTQAILQPGDVVLTVGAGNITSFYDVATKTPSQ
- a CDS encoding glycosyltransferase, with protein sequence MKLLFVGGGTLGSVNPLLACSRAIAQRRPDIQVKFWGRRVGLEKSVVQAAGMPYSWIPAGKYRQYFSLQNFLDICLVACAVVVAWFRLLLSRPAAVVTAGSYVAVPVAWAAASLGIPVVLYQQDMQVGLANRLIAKVAKLRTAALPEQAAQVPGGAKAIGFVLRADLQAGKASQAAQTYGLDAHQPTVVVVGGSSGARDLNAAFLSALPLLPSSLQVLHITGEQKAAHVNRPGYVAISFTNENLPDVYALATMVITRAGMNVLAELVALQKPAIIVPLPGTHQEQNAKTLAQRGAVVLQQAECTPEKFAGLISRICADADYRTQLSTALAGSWSTAGASTLAEKILSLV